A genomic window from Anticarsia gemmatalis isolate Benzon Research Colony breed Stoneville strain chromosome 24, ilAntGemm2 primary, whole genome shotgun sequence includes:
- the CtBP gene encoding C-terminal binding protein isoform X1 — protein sequence MDKRKMLPKRARMDSMRGPIANGPLQSSTRGSLGRGIKMPLVALLDGRDCTVEMPILKDVATVAFCDAQSTSEIHEKVLNEAVGALMWHTIILTKEDLEKFKALRIIVRIGSGVDNIDVKAAGELGIAVCNVPGYGVEEVADTTMCLILNLYRRTYWLANMVREGKKFTGPEQVREAAAGCARIRGDTLGIVGLGRIGSAVALRAKAFGFNVIFYDPYLPDGIEKSLGLTRVYTLQDLLFQSDCVSLHCSLNEHNHHLINEFTIKQMRPGAFLVNTARGGLVDDEGLAAALKQGRIRAAALDVHENEPFNVFQGPLKEAPNVLCTPHAAFYSDASAQELREMAASEIRRAIVGRIPDCLRNCVNKDYFLQGAAPLATPAPLATPAPPAPYAEGLNGGYYAGQAAHSTTAAHHDAPPLQAPPAQPAPPPQPPISLPINTSDPANHQLNKQESSDVH from the exons ATGGACAAACGCAAGATGCTGCCAAAGAGAGCGCGTATGGATAGCATGCGGGGTCCCATCGCCAATGGACCCCTGCAGTCGAG CACACGTGGAAGTCTGGGGCGGggaataaaaat GCCGTTAGTGGCGTTGTTAGACGGGCGTGACTGCACCGTGGAGATGCCGATACTGAAGGATGTGGCGACAGTGGCGTTCTGCGACGCGCAGTCCACGTCCGAGATACACGAGAAGGTGCTGAACGAGGCCGTGGGGGCGCTCATGTGGCACACCATCATCCTCACCAAGGAGGACCTCGAGAAGTTCAAGGCGCTACGGATCATCGTGCGCATCGGCTCCGGCGTCGACAATATCGATGTCAAAGCCGCCGGGGAACTAG GCATAGCTGTATGTAATGTGCCGGGATACGGCGTGGAGGAGGTAGCCGACACGACAATGTGTCTCATATTGAATTTATATCGGCGGACGTACTGGCTCGCCAACATGGTGCGGGAAGGGAAGAAATTCACAG GTCCGGAGCAGGTACGCGAGGCGGCGGCGGGCTGCGCGCGCATCCGCGGCGACACGCTGGGCATCGTGGGGCTCGGCCGCATCGGCTCGGCCGTGGCGCTGCGGGCCAAGGCCTTCGGCTTCAACGTCATCTTCTACGACCCCTACCTGCCCGACGGCATCGAGAAGTCGCTGGGACTCACCAGGGTCTACACGCTTCAG GACCTCCTATTCCAGAGTGACTGTGTATCATTGCATTGCAGCTTAAACGAACACAATCACCACCTCATCAATGAGTTCACTATCAAACAGATGCGTCCAG GCGCGTTCCTGGTGAACACGGCGCGCGGCGGGCTCGTGGACGACGAGGGGCTCGCCGCCGCGCTCAAGCAGGGCCGCATCCGCGCCGCCGCGCTCGACGTGCACGAGAACGAGCCCTTCAACGTGTTCCAG GGCCCGCTGAAGGAGGCGCCCAACGTGCTGTGCACGCCGCACGCGGCCTTCTACTCGGACGCGTCGGCGCAGGAGCTGCGCGAGATGGCGGCGTCCGAGATCCGCCGCGCCATCGTGGGCCGCATCCCCGACTGCCTGCGCAACTGCGTCAACAAGGACTACTTCCTGCAGGGCGCCGCGCCGCTGGCCACGCCCGCGCCGCTGGccacgcccgcgccgcccgcgccctaCGCCGAGGGACTCAACGGCGGCTACTACGCGGGGCAGGCGGCGCACTCCACCACGGCCGCGCACCACGACGCGCCGCCGCTGCAGGCGCCGCCCGCGcagcccgcgccgccgccgcagccgcCCATCTCCCTG CCCATCAACACCTCCGACCCGGCCAACCACCAGTTGAACAAGCAGGAGAGCTCCG
- the CtBP gene encoding C-terminal binding protein isoform X2 — MDKRKMLPKRARMDSMRGPIANGPLQSRPLVALLDGRDCTVEMPILKDVATVAFCDAQSTSEIHEKVLNEAVGALMWHTIILTKEDLEKFKALRIIVRIGSGVDNIDVKAAGELGIAVCNVPGYGVEEVADTTMCLILNLYRRTYWLANMVREGKKFTGPEQVREAAAGCARIRGDTLGIVGLGRIGSAVALRAKAFGFNVIFYDPYLPDGIEKSLGLTRVYTLQDLLFQSDCVSLHCSLNEHNHHLINEFTIKQMRPGAFLVNTARGGLVDDEGLAAALKQGRIRAAALDVHENEPFNVFQGPLKEAPNVLCTPHAAFYSDASAQELREMAASEIRRAIVGRIPDCLRNCVNKDYFLQGAAPLATPAPLATPAPPAPYAEGLNGGYYAGQAAHSTTAAHHDAPPLQAPPAQPAPPPQPPISLPINTSDPANHQLNKQESSDVH; from the exons ATGGACAAACGCAAGATGCTGCCAAAGAGAGCGCGTATGGATAGCATGCGGGGTCCCATCGCCAATGGACCCCTGCAGTCGAG GCCGTTAGTGGCGTTGTTAGACGGGCGTGACTGCACCGTGGAGATGCCGATACTGAAGGATGTGGCGACAGTGGCGTTCTGCGACGCGCAGTCCACGTCCGAGATACACGAGAAGGTGCTGAACGAGGCCGTGGGGGCGCTCATGTGGCACACCATCATCCTCACCAAGGAGGACCTCGAGAAGTTCAAGGCGCTACGGATCATCGTGCGCATCGGCTCCGGCGTCGACAATATCGATGTCAAAGCCGCCGGGGAACTAG GCATAGCTGTATGTAATGTGCCGGGATACGGCGTGGAGGAGGTAGCCGACACGACAATGTGTCTCATATTGAATTTATATCGGCGGACGTACTGGCTCGCCAACATGGTGCGGGAAGGGAAGAAATTCACAG GTCCGGAGCAGGTACGCGAGGCGGCGGCGGGCTGCGCGCGCATCCGCGGCGACACGCTGGGCATCGTGGGGCTCGGCCGCATCGGCTCGGCCGTGGCGCTGCGGGCCAAGGCCTTCGGCTTCAACGTCATCTTCTACGACCCCTACCTGCCCGACGGCATCGAGAAGTCGCTGGGACTCACCAGGGTCTACACGCTTCAG GACCTCCTATTCCAGAGTGACTGTGTATCATTGCATTGCAGCTTAAACGAACACAATCACCACCTCATCAATGAGTTCACTATCAAACAGATGCGTCCAG GCGCGTTCCTGGTGAACACGGCGCGCGGCGGGCTCGTGGACGACGAGGGGCTCGCCGCCGCGCTCAAGCAGGGCCGCATCCGCGCCGCCGCGCTCGACGTGCACGAGAACGAGCCCTTCAACGTGTTCCAG GGCCCGCTGAAGGAGGCGCCCAACGTGCTGTGCACGCCGCACGCGGCCTTCTACTCGGACGCGTCGGCGCAGGAGCTGCGCGAGATGGCGGCGTCCGAGATCCGCCGCGCCATCGTGGGCCGCATCCCCGACTGCCTGCGCAACTGCGTCAACAAGGACTACTTCCTGCAGGGCGCCGCGCCGCTGGCCACGCCCGCGCCGCTGGccacgcccgcgccgcccgcgccctaCGCCGAGGGACTCAACGGCGGCTACTACGCGGGGCAGGCGGCGCACTCCACCACGGCCGCGCACCACGACGCGCCGCCGCTGCAGGCGCCGCCCGCGcagcccgcgccgccgccgcagccgcCCATCTCCCTG CCCATCAACACCTCCGACCCGGCCAACCACCAGTTGAACAAGCAGGAGAGCTCCG